The following are encoded together in the Citrus sinensis cultivar Valencia sweet orange chromosome 1, DVS_A1.0, whole genome shotgun sequence genome:
- the LOC127903632 gene encoding protein FAR1-RELATED SEQUENCE 5-like, with protein sequence MQNCGIAIMPECLVLVLRKDDIRRGKKSGRITIRRWVCHFEGVRDERQYQNCSRVREPRPITRTGCRASFRVNYDDSVGKYIAKEFRPEHNHHLASTNEVHLIRSHRKVTDAEFAQAKALRHVGVKTCQFMDYMADQVEGPQSLRFTRKDMQNTLDASTRAEVGDSDSDTTIAYFAAKSEHDPGLCFEYILDDENRLRNLFWVDCVAHYDYHCFGDVLAFDATYKTNVYHKPLVTLVGTNHHFRTMVFGFVLLADETIDSYTWLLQTFLSTMGNRMPVSIITDGDKAILKAIKTVFTGCIHRLCCWHLEHNAQANLKNEDFTRKFRDLMLTPMTVAEFETQWLAVVAEFALEHHAWV encoded by the coding sequence ATGCAGAACTGTGGTATAGCAATTATGCCCGAATGTTTGGTTTTGGTGTTAAGGAAAGATGATATACGGCGCGGAAAAAAGTCTGGACGAATCACAATTCGACGTTGGGTTTGTCATTTCGAAGGGGTAAGAGATGAAAGACAATATCAAAACTGCAGTAGGGTGCGAGAACCACGACCTATAACACGAACCGGGTGTCGGGCATCATTTCGAGTGAATTACGATGATTCAGTTGGTAAATACATCGCCAAAGAATTCAGGCCTGAGCACAACCATCATTTGGCTTCTACTAATGAAGTTCATCTCATTCGTTCACATCGAAAGGTTACTGATGCAGAATTTGCACAAGCAAAGGCATTAAGGCATGTTGGTGTGAAGACTTGCCAATTCATGGATTACATGGCTGATCAGGTAGAGGGGCCTCAAAGCCTAAGGTTCACACGCAAAGACATGCAAAACACGCTAGATGCTTCCACTCGTGCTGAGGTTGGAGATTCTGACTCAGACACAACTATAGCATACTTTGCGGCAAAATCTGAACATGACCCTGGGCTTTGCTTTGAGTACATACTAGATGATGAAAATAGACTACGAAATTTGTTTTGGGTTGATTGTGTAGCTCATTATGACTATCACTGTTTTGGTGATGTGTTGGCATTCGATGCAACGTATAAGACTAATGTATATCATAAACCCCTCGTTACACTTGTCGGAACAAACCATCACTTCAGAACAATGGTCTTCGGTTTTGTTTTGCTCGCTGATGAGACAATTGACTCATACACGTGGCTGCTACAAACTTTTCTATCCACTATGGGCAACCGAATGCCCGTGTCTATAATTACTGATGGTGACAAGGCAATATTGAAGGCAATAAAGACAGTGTTTACCGGGTGCATCCATCGTCTTTGTTGTTGGCATCTTGAGCACAATGCGCAGGCTAATTTGAAGAACGAAGACTTTACGAGAAAATTTCGTGATTTGATGTTGACACCTATGACGGTAGCTGAATTTGAAACCCAATGGTTAGCTGTAGTGGCTGAATTCGCACTTGAACATCATGCATGGGTATAG
- the LOC107177947 gene encoding protein FAR1-RELATED SEQUENCE 5-like produces MYSKRCNWAEAYLRGTFFVGMQSTQRSESMNAYLSRFVQHKLKLYEFVRQIDRALRNIRTTETSNEFKTKYSTPVLRTHLQSLEKHAAQLFPLRVFLKVRDEMLREGAVIEVKTVKAVDVALYIVTEFGTPTTCWNVIHNLQENHIQCSCQMMESVGLPCRHMFHVLKVEQIEKIHDNMVLRRWTKKAKEHNTCRTTKPEVDTDVSEVARFSALSAACNKMCYNVAKNVEAYENGLVEINRLTLTYEQHAEQDGLPNKKLRMGTKLRNPAVEKTKGAMSKGKCVAESSRKCGKCRQVGHTARTCSIQRNDSTQLSVDGNCFAAFDSLSTQNPGAFAGVNPTLLGHASNQFSNVFYWWPIKQCH; encoded by the exons ATGTATTCGAAGCGGTGCAATTGGGCGGAAGCTTATCTTAGAGGAACATTCTTTGTTGGTATGCAAAGCACTCAACGAAGTGAAAGTATGAATGCATATCTTAGCCGATTTGTCCAACATAAACTAAAATTGTATGAGTTTGTGCGACAAATCGATCGTGCTCTCCGTAATATTCGTACCACAGAAACATCCAATGAGTTCAAAACCAAATACAGTACTCCTGTCTTAAGAACGCACTTACAGAGCCTGGAGAAACATGCTGCACAATTGTTCCCATTAAGAGTTTTTTTGAAGGTTAGAGATGAGATGCTGCGAGAAGGAGCGGTCATCGAAGTAAAAACTGTCAAAGCTGTCGATGTTGCATTGTACATAGTGACTGAATTTGGGACACCTACAACATGTTGGAATGTCATCCACAATCTACAAGAAAACCACATACAGTGTTCTTGTCAAATGATGGAGTCTGTTGGGCTTCCTTGTAGGCATATGTTTCATGTCTTGAAAGTGGAACAAATTGAAAAGATTCATGACAATATGGTTCTTCGTAGATGGACAAAAAAAGCCAAGGAGCACAATACTTGCAGGACCACAAAACCAGAAGTTGACACCGATGTTTCAGAGGTGGCTAGATTTAGTGCATTGTCTGCAGCCTGCAATAAAATGTGCTACAATGTAGCAAAAAACGTTGAAGCCTATGAAAATGGGTTGGTAGAAATCAATCGGCTAACATTAACTTATGAACAACATGCTGAACAGGACGGTctcccaaataaaaaattgcgGATGGGAACAAAACTTCGTAATCCTGCAGTTGAAAAAACCAAGGGCGCTATGTCTAAAGGGAAATGTGTAGCAGAAAGCTCTAGAAAGTGTGGAAAATGTCGTCAAGTTGGGCATACAGCACGAACTTGTTCTATTCAAAGGAATGATAGCACCCAACTAAG TGTCGATGGAAACTGTTTTGCCGCATTCGATTCATTAAGCACCCAGAATCCTGGAGCCTTTGCTGGTGTCAATCCAACATTGTTAGGTCATGCAAGCAACCAATTTTCTAATGTTTTTTATTGGTGGCCCATTAAACAGTGCCATTAA
- the LOC107177990 gene encoding uncharacterized protein LOC107177990 isoform X2 encodes MLELRCGRLRQDFCETLVQQYDTKRHCIVLHGREFCLNPTTFNIVMGIKDGGEPVYIREEAGDIIKLRAKYRTGGRGIEIVVVSERLIASESSDDEFKIMFCLFLLGTVLCPTSSSYINSMYLHALKDVQLIRKKNWVTWCFNFLWEGIAKYKDHQVKSVSGCVVFLELFYFSAVLYDRCSMDRTVCLVSVWTKEEIRRLLNWRKTFGDMTSTELKRNFPHFEQTEDAGPSTVNMEEAFRVLTHCVHRIEHKMDSFNVRMEMVEKSLEELRSKSPVGAPSKQPSDPCPQSPSLKIVEPTCPVRKTEPTTDGKKW; translated from the exons ATGCTAGAATTACGATGTGGTCGCCTGAGACAAGACTTCTGTGAAACACTTGTCCAACAATATGATACAAAGAGGCATTGTATAGTTTTGCACGGGAGAGAGTTTTGTTTAAACCCTACAACCTTCAACATCGTAATGGGGATCAAAGATGGAGGGGAACCAGTATACATCCGAGAAGAAGCGggtgatataattaaattgcgTGCCAAGTATAGAACAGGTGGAAGAGGAATTGAAATAGTTGTAGTTAGTGAAAGATTGATAGCTAGTGAGAGTAGTGATGATGAATTTAAGAtcatgttttgtttgtttcttctaGGAACTGTATTGTGTCCCACAAGTTCCAGCTACATCAATTCGATGTATCTGCATGCCCTAAAAGATGTGCAGTTAATTAGGAAAAAGAATTGGGTTACATGGTGTTTCAACTTTCTGTGGGAGGGCATAGCGAAGTATAAAGATCATCAAGTGAAGTCAGTTAGTGGTTGTGTTGTGTTTTTAGAG TTGTTTTACTTTAGTGCTGTTTTGTATGATCGGTGTTCCATGGACAGAACAGTTTGCCTTGTTAGTGTATGGACCAAGGAAGAGATTCGGCGTTTATTGAATTGGCGGAAAACATTTGGCGACATGACAAGTACTGag CTCAAAAGGAATTTCCCTCATTTTGAACAAACCGAAGATGCTGGGCCGAGCACTGTTAATATGGAGGAAGCTTTTAGGGTACTAACACACTGTGTCCACAGAATTGAACACAAAATGGATTCGTTCAATGTGAGAATGGAAATGGTTGAGAAATCTTTGGAGGAATTGAGATCCAAGTCTCCTGTTGGTGCACCATCAAAACAACCATCTGATCCATGCCCGCAATCTCCGAGCTTGAAAATAGTAGAACCAACATGTCCAGTCAGAAAAACCGAGCCAACCACTGATGGAAAAAAATGGTAA
- the LOC107177990 gene encoding uncharacterized protein LOC107177990 isoform X1 codes for MLELRCGRLRQDFCETLVQQYDTKRHCIVLHGREFCLNPTTFNIVMGIKDGGEPVYIREEAGDIIKLRAKYRTGGRGIEIVVVSERLIASESSDDEFKIMFCLFLLGTVLCPTSSSYINSMYLHALKDVQLIRKKNWVTWCFNFLWEGIAKYKDHQVKSVSGCVVFLELFYFSAVLYDRCSMDRTVCLVSVWTKEEIRRLLNWRKTFGDMTSTEVPMRESNFLQLKRNFPHFEQTEDAGPSTVNMEEAFRVLTHCVHRIEHKMDSFNVRMEMVEKSLEELRSKSPVGAPSKQPSDPCPQSPSLKIVEPTCPVRKTEPTTDGKKW; via the exons ATGCTAGAATTACGATGTGGTCGCCTGAGACAAGACTTCTGTGAAACACTTGTCCAACAATATGATACAAAGAGGCATTGTATAGTTTTGCACGGGAGAGAGTTTTGTTTAAACCCTACAACCTTCAACATCGTAATGGGGATCAAAGATGGAGGGGAACCAGTATACATCCGAGAAGAAGCGggtgatataattaaattgcgTGCCAAGTATAGAACAGGTGGAAGAGGAATTGAAATAGTTGTAGTTAGTGAAAGATTGATAGCTAGTGAGAGTAGTGATGATGAATTTAAGAtcatgttttgtttgtttcttctaGGAACTGTATTGTGTCCCACAAGTTCCAGCTACATCAATTCGATGTATCTGCATGCCCTAAAAGATGTGCAGTTAATTAGGAAAAAGAATTGGGTTACATGGTGTTTCAACTTTCTGTGGGAGGGCATAGCGAAGTATAAAGATCATCAAGTGAAGTCAGTTAGTGGTTGTGTTGTGTTTTTAGAG TTGTTTTACTTTAGTGCTGTTTTGTATGATCGGTGTTCCATGGACAGAACAGTTTGCCTTGTTAGTGTATGGACCAAGGAAGAGATTCGGCGTTTATTGAATTGGCGGAAAACATTTGGCGACATGACAAGTACTGag gttCCAATGCgtgaatcaaattttttgcaGCTCAAAAGGAATTTCCCTCATTTTGAACAAACCGAAGATGCTGGGCCGAGCACTGTTAATATGGAGGAAGCTTTTAGGGTACTAACACACTGTGTCCACAGAATTGAACACAAAATGGATTCGTTCAATGTGAGAATGGAAATGGTTGAGAAATCTTTGGAGGAATTGAGATCCAAGTCTCCTGTTGGTGCACCATCAAAACAACCATCTGATCCATGCCCGCAATCTCCGAGCTTGAAAATAGTAGAACCAACATGTCCAGTCAGAAAAACCGAGCCAACCACTGATGGAAAAAAATGGTAA